Proteins found in one Ptychodera flava strain L36383 chromosome 3, AS_Pfla_20210202, whole genome shotgun sequence genomic segment:
- the LOC139129852 gene encoding tyrosine kinase receptor Cad96Ca-like isoform X1, which yields MLRQDDAQRASLGSELEGIAQRQNDAQRASLGSELEGIGQNRHEDGCHYQDLCFTESEEPGTVDIYMKLYERFHEFPREHIRMSQVIGTGSFGKVNMATASEIAGKSGMTVVAVKTVRDSASDDDKRRLMAELKILQRIEPHRNILSLLGCCTEKEPIYVIMELMGQGNLLKYLRDYRQEKTSDYATAALMKWVIKSKDLVSFGRQIAIGMQYLASKSFVHGELAAKTVLLTNDKRTCKLSNIGLRGDDDIEAIRVKEHQSHQPIRWFAPETLFSGEYSTMSDVWSFGVVLWEITTLGKTPYPTANVMEVNDFISKGYRMKRPVYCDSKLYSVMAQCWSENKSERPSFSDLATQLGSMAKSRQDFIDVKNACADTPDYKKAADEKCYETN from the exons AGACAAGATGATGCGCAAAGGGCGTCTTTAGGATCCGAATTGGAAGGAATCGCACAG AGACAAAATGATGCGCAAAGGGCGTCTTTAGGATCCGAATTGGAAGGAATCGGACAG AACAGACATGAAGACGGATGTCATTATCAGGACTTGTGTTTCACGGAGTCAGAGGAG CCTGGTACAGTTGACATTTACATGAAACTCTACGAACGCTTTCACGAATTTCCACGCGAACACATTCGAATGTCACAAGTCATCGGCACTGGATCGTTTGGAAAAGTGAACATGGCCACAGCGTCTGAAATTGCCGGTAAGAGTGGCATGACAGTGGTGGCTGTAAAGACCGTCAgag ACAGTGCTTCTGATGATGATAAAAGAAGACTGATGGCAGAATTGAAAATACTGCAGCGTATTGAACCACACAGGAATATACTATCCCTCCTTGGTTGCTGTACGGAGAAAG AACCCATTTACGTCATCATGGAGTTAATGGGTCAAGGAAACCTACTGAAGTACCTGCGAGATTATCGGCAAGAAAAGACGAGTGACTACGCGACTGCAGCTCTAATGAAGTGGGTTATCAAGAGTAAAGATCTCGTCTCTTTTGGACGGCAGATTGCTATCGGAATGCAGTACCTTGCATCTAAGTCG TTTGTACATGGGGAGCTTGCTGCTAAGACGGTTCTTCTGACGAACGACAAGCGTACTTGTAAGTTGTCAAATATCGGTCTCAGAGGTGACGATGACATTGAAGCTATCAGAGTTAAGGAG CATCAGTCACACCAGCCAATACGATGGTTTGCACCGGAAACACTTTTTTCGGGGGAGTATTCAACAATGAGTGATGTCTGGTCCTTCGGTGTTGTATTGTGGGAGATCACTACGTTAG gtAAGACACCATACCCGACAGCCAATGTGATGGAGGTGAATGATTTTATTTCGAAGGGATATCGGATGAAGAGACCAGTTTATTGTGACTCTAAATT GTACTCCGTCATGGCGCAGTGCTGGTCTGAAAACAAATCCGAGCGACCGTCCTTCTCCGACCTCGCCACTCAACTAGGAAGCATGGCCAAGAGTAGACAG GATTTCATAGACGTTAAAAATGCATGTGCTGACACTCCAGATTATAAGAAGGCTGCAGATGAAAAGTGTTACGAAACAAACTGA
- the LOC139129852 gene encoding tyrosine kinase receptor Cad96Ca-like isoform X2: MLRQNDAQRASLGSELEGIGQNRHEDGCHYQDLCFTESEEPGTVDIYMKLYERFHEFPREHIRMSQVIGTGSFGKVNMATASEIAGKSGMTVVAVKTVRDSASDDDKRRLMAELKILQRIEPHRNILSLLGCCTEKEPIYVIMELMGQGNLLKYLRDYRQEKTSDYATAALMKWVIKSKDLVSFGRQIAIGMQYLASKSFVHGELAAKTVLLTNDKRTCKLSNIGLRGDDDIEAIRVKEHQSHQPIRWFAPETLFSGEYSTMSDVWSFGVVLWEITTLGKTPYPTANVMEVNDFISKGYRMKRPVYCDSKLYSVMAQCWSENKSERPSFSDLATQLGSMAKSRQDFIDVKNACADTPDYKKAADEKCYETN; encoded by the exons AGACAAAATGATGCGCAAAGGGCGTCTTTAGGATCCGAATTGGAAGGAATCGGACAG AACAGACATGAAGACGGATGTCATTATCAGGACTTGTGTTTCACGGAGTCAGAGGAG CCTGGTACAGTTGACATTTACATGAAACTCTACGAACGCTTTCACGAATTTCCACGCGAACACATTCGAATGTCACAAGTCATCGGCACTGGATCGTTTGGAAAAGTGAACATGGCCACAGCGTCTGAAATTGCCGGTAAGAGTGGCATGACAGTGGTGGCTGTAAAGACCGTCAgag ACAGTGCTTCTGATGATGATAAAAGAAGACTGATGGCAGAATTGAAAATACTGCAGCGTATTGAACCACACAGGAATATACTATCCCTCCTTGGTTGCTGTACGGAGAAAG AACCCATTTACGTCATCATGGAGTTAATGGGTCAAGGAAACCTACTGAAGTACCTGCGAGATTATCGGCAAGAAAAGACGAGTGACTACGCGACTGCAGCTCTAATGAAGTGGGTTATCAAGAGTAAAGATCTCGTCTCTTTTGGACGGCAGATTGCTATCGGAATGCAGTACCTTGCATCTAAGTCG TTTGTACATGGGGAGCTTGCTGCTAAGACGGTTCTTCTGACGAACGACAAGCGTACTTGTAAGTTGTCAAATATCGGTCTCAGAGGTGACGATGACATTGAAGCTATCAGAGTTAAGGAG CATCAGTCACACCAGCCAATACGATGGTTTGCACCGGAAACACTTTTTTCGGGGGAGTATTCAACAATGAGTGATGTCTGGTCCTTCGGTGTTGTATTGTGGGAGATCACTACGTTAG gtAAGACACCATACCCGACAGCCAATGTGATGGAGGTGAATGATTTTATTTCGAAGGGATATCGGATGAAGAGACCAGTTTATTGTGACTCTAAATT GTACTCCGTCATGGCGCAGTGCTGGTCTGAAAACAAATCCGAGCGACCGTCCTTCTCCGACCTCGCCACTCAACTAGGAAGCATGGCCAAGAGTAGACAG GATTTCATAGACGTTAAAAATGCATGTGCTGACACTCCAGATTATAAGAAGGCTGCAGATGAAAAGTGTTACGAAACAAACTGA
- the LOC139129852 gene encoding tyrosine kinase receptor Cad96Ca-like isoform X3: protein MKTDVIIRTCVSRSQRRSYQPGTVDIYMKLYERFHEFPREHIRMSQVIGTGSFGKVNMATASEIAGKSGMTVVAVKTVRDSASDDDKRRLMAELKILQRIEPHRNILSLLGCCTEKEPIYVIMELMGQGNLLKYLRDYRQEKTSDYATAALMKWVIKSKDLVSFGRQIAIGMQYLASKSFVHGELAAKTVLLTNDKRTCKLSNIGLRGDDDIEAIRVKEHQSHQPIRWFAPETLFSGEYSTMSDVWSFGVVLWEITTLGKTPYPTANVMEVNDFISKGYRMKRPVYCDSKLYSVMAQCWSENKSERPSFSDLATQLGSMAKSRQDFIDVKNACADTPDYKKAADEKCYETN, encoded by the exons ATGAAGACGGATGTCATTATCAGGACTTGTGTTTCACGGAGTCAGAGGAGGTCATACcaa CCTGGTACAGTTGACATTTACATGAAACTCTACGAACGCTTTCACGAATTTCCACGCGAACACATTCGAATGTCACAAGTCATCGGCACTGGATCGTTTGGAAAAGTGAACATGGCCACAGCGTCTGAAATTGCCGGTAAGAGTGGCATGACAGTGGTGGCTGTAAAGACCGTCAgag ACAGTGCTTCTGATGATGATAAAAGAAGACTGATGGCAGAATTGAAAATACTGCAGCGTATTGAACCACACAGGAATATACTATCCCTCCTTGGTTGCTGTACGGAGAAAG AACCCATTTACGTCATCATGGAGTTAATGGGTCAAGGAAACCTACTGAAGTACCTGCGAGATTATCGGCAAGAAAAGACGAGTGACTACGCGACTGCAGCTCTAATGAAGTGGGTTATCAAGAGTAAAGATCTCGTCTCTTTTGGACGGCAGATTGCTATCGGAATGCAGTACCTTGCATCTAAGTCG TTTGTACATGGGGAGCTTGCTGCTAAGACGGTTCTTCTGACGAACGACAAGCGTACTTGTAAGTTGTCAAATATCGGTCTCAGAGGTGACGATGACATTGAAGCTATCAGAGTTAAGGAG CATCAGTCACACCAGCCAATACGATGGTTTGCACCGGAAACACTTTTTTCGGGGGAGTATTCAACAATGAGTGATGTCTGGTCCTTCGGTGTTGTATTGTGGGAGATCACTACGTTAG gtAAGACACCATACCCGACAGCCAATGTGATGGAGGTGAATGATTTTATTTCGAAGGGATATCGGATGAAGAGACCAGTTTATTGTGACTCTAAATT GTACTCCGTCATGGCGCAGTGCTGGTCTGAAAACAAATCCGAGCGACCGTCCTTCTCCGACCTCGCCACTCAACTAGGAAGCATGGCCAAGAGTAGACAG GATTTCATAGACGTTAAAAATGCATGTGCTGACACTCCAGATTATAAGAAGGCTGCAGATGAAAAGTGTTACGAAACAAACTGA
- the LOC139129852 gene encoding tyrosine kinase receptor Cad96Ca-like isoform X4, which translates to MSLSGLVFHGVRGVDIYMKLYERFHEFPREHIRMSQVIGTGSFGKVNMATASEIAGKSGMTVVAVKTVRDSASDDDKRRLMAELKILQRIEPHRNILSLLGCCTEKEPIYVIMELMGQGNLLKYLRDYRQEKTSDYATAALMKWVIKSKDLVSFGRQIAIGMQYLASKSFVHGELAAKTVLLTNDKRTCKLSNIGLRGDDDIEAIRVKEHQSHQPIRWFAPETLFSGEYSTMSDVWSFGVVLWEITTLGKTPYPTANVMEVNDFISKGYRMKRPVYCDSKLYSVMAQCWSENKSERPSFSDLATQLGSMAKSRQDFIDVKNACADTPDYKKAADEKCYETN; encoded by the exons ATGTCATTATCAGGACTTGTGTTTCACGGAGTCAGAGGAG TTGACATTTACATGAAACTCTACGAACGCTTTCACGAATTTCCACGCGAACACATTCGAATGTCACAAGTCATCGGCACTGGATCGTTTGGAAAAGTGAACATGGCCACAGCGTCTGAAATTGCCGGTAAGAGTGGCATGACAGTGGTGGCTGTAAAGACCGTCAgag ACAGTGCTTCTGATGATGATAAAAGAAGACTGATGGCAGAATTGAAAATACTGCAGCGTATTGAACCACACAGGAATATACTATCCCTCCTTGGTTGCTGTACGGAGAAAG AACCCATTTACGTCATCATGGAGTTAATGGGTCAAGGAAACCTACTGAAGTACCTGCGAGATTATCGGCAAGAAAAGACGAGTGACTACGCGACTGCAGCTCTAATGAAGTGGGTTATCAAGAGTAAAGATCTCGTCTCTTTTGGACGGCAGATTGCTATCGGAATGCAGTACCTTGCATCTAAGTCG TTTGTACATGGGGAGCTTGCTGCTAAGACGGTTCTTCTGACGAACGACAAGCGTACTTGTAAGTTGTCAAATATCGGTCTCAGAGGTGACGATGACATTGAAGCTATCAGAGTTAAGGAG CATCAGTCACACCAGCCAATACGATGGTTTGCACCGGAAACACTTTTTTCGGGGGAGTATTCAACAATGAGTGATGTCTGGTCCTTCGGTGTTGTATTGTGGGAGATCACTACGTTAG gtAAGACACCATACCCGACAGCCAATGTGATGGAGGTGAATGATTTTATTTCGAAGGGATATCGGATGAAGAGACCAGTTTATTGTGACTCTAAATT GTACTCCGTCATGGCGCAGTGCTGGTCTGAAAACAAATCCGAGCGACCGTCCTTCTCCGACCTCGCCACTCAACTAGGAAGCATGGCCAAGAGTAGACAG GATTTCATAGACGTTAAAAATGCATGTGCTGACACTCCAGATTATAAGAAGGCTGCAGATGAAAAGTGTTACGAAACAAACTGA